Genomic DNA from Thermoflexus hugenholtzii JAD2:
CGGGGAGGGCGTGGGGGTCGGCGTGGCGGTCGGAGGGGATGTCGGCATCACCGTAAAGGGAATGCAAGCCTGGTTGTTGGCAGGATTGAGATCCTGCAGCTGTAGGCTCACGCAGTTCTGGAACGTTCCCGCCGCCCCAACCTGCACCATTAAGGTCAGATGGTAGGCCCCTCCGGGCGGTAGGTTGACCGGGTAATGGGGGCCGCAGTTCACGGCCGACCCGCTCGTATAGCAGAGGGTGCCGCCGCCGCCCCCGAAGGCCGTAAGCGTGAAGGGGACCGTCGGGCTGATGGTATCCTGGGTGGGCACACCGCCCGTGTACGGGCCGGGGCCATTGTTAATCACCGTGATGCTGAAGGTGCAGGCGCCGCTGGCCTGATTGCACTGGGCCGTCTTCTGAACGGCCAGATCAAAGGTGCTGCTGGCGGTAGCCGTTGGGGAGGGAGTCGGGGTCTTGGTAGCCGTCGGCGTCGGCGTGGACGTGGGGGTATTGGTGGCTGTCGGCACCTCGCCGTCCATCGGCGGGGTTGCGTAGGGGTCGAGCAACACCGCCGTCGCCGGGATGGTCGGCTTGGGAGTGGGAGTAGCGACCGGCACAAGCGTGAGCCCGGGGGGCGTCAACGGCGGAGCCTTGCACGCGCCCAGGACCCCCAGAAACACCAGCCACAGCCCGAAGCGAAGCGCACGAAAAATGGACATCGGACCCCTCCTTTCAGCTGGACTTTGGACAAAAATCCTCCTCACCCGGTGATCCGCCGGGCCCGGAGCGTCGGGCGTGTCCCCTCCCGCCGCCCCACGGGTTTTCCTCGGGGTTGGAGCCGACGGGCAGGAGTGCCCAACTCCTGAAGCATTCGCCCCATGTCCCGCCGGACGTATGCCGGGGATTGCACGGGCAGGGCACGCCCCGCCCCTCCCTTCGGGCTCTCTCCGTCTTCCCGCCGCCGGCGCAGGGATCACTCCCACGGCCGAAGGAACGCTTGAGCCCGTTCCCGACCCCACCTGATCTGGAAGACGGCCACCAGGACAATCCGCCGCTGCGGCCCTGCGGTCGGGGCGCTCTACTCATGAGACGTCCGAAGCCCGGGGGATCTTACACGCTACCGGCAGCGCACCCGAAGGGTATGCCGCTCCCCGGGACGCAGCGTGATGGCATAGGGTCCGGGGGGCAGATCAGCTCCATCCCATTCGGCTGCCCTCAGGCCTTCGATGGGGAGATCGAAGGCCATCCCATAGGCCGCCGCCCGGATCCCATCCTCCCGGCGCTGGAGGGTGAGCGTGGCCGGAGGCAGGCGGGCGATCTCCGTCGCGCCCGTTTCGATCCGAACGGGCACCTCCACGTTGGGCAGGATCCGAAGCAAGCGGCCGACGGGCGAGGGGCTCACCAGCGGGGGGCAATCCCGGTTCTCCACACGCACTTCGGCGGATCCGGACCCCGTGATCCAGAGCCCGAGGGCGGCGGCGGCCAGGCCCAGCATCACCGCGCCCGTCAGGAGGACGACCCCCAGGCCCTTGAGCCAGCCGATCCCCGCCGCGCCTGCCGCTCCCACGGCGACCCCGCCCGCCGTCCGGGCTTGCGCTGCCTGGCTCAGGCGCTCCCGGGCCCGCCGGGCGCCCTCCGGGGAAGGGGAAAGCATGGTGATCCCGCCCAGCCATTCCGCCGCGGAAAGATACCGCCGGCGCGTCTCCTGACACGCCGCGCAACGCTCCAGATGCCGTCGGAGAGCCCGGCGCAGGTCCGGGGTGAGGGCCGGGGGCGGTTCGTCCGGCCCTCCTGTGATCGCCGTTAGGGTGGGGCATGCCCGCCGGCCCATGCGAAGGAGGATCCAGGCGGCCATCGCCTCCTCGAGATGATCGCGGGCCCGGCTCAGGCGAGTGTGGATGGCCCCGCTGGAGCGGCCGAAGACCACGGCCAGCTCCGCGGGGGTCAGCCCGTGGCGGAGATGCAGATCCAGCAGCATGGCTTCCTCCTCTGGGAGCGCCTGCAAGGCCTCCTGGAGGAACGCCATCCGCTCCCTCTGGAGGATTTCCCTTTCCACCCCTTCATCCGGCGCTCGGGGTTCTGCCTCCTCCGCTTCTTCCTGTTCCCCCTCGGCCCATCGAACGTGGCGGCGGGATCTTCGGAGAACGTCGTAAA
This window encodes:
- a CDS encoding RNA polymerase sigma factor codes for the protein MGNPTGLSPTSFEASEEAIAARMLQGDPEAFSWLYEQYFPRLYDLACRMLGDPDEAMDVAQETFLKFLEGRPRQPPRHFRAYLYTIARREIYDVLRRSRRHVRWAEGEQEEAEEAEPRAPDEGVEREILQRERMAFLQEALQALPEEEAMLLDLHLRHGLTPAELAVVFGRSSGAIHTRLSRARDHLEEAMAAWILLRMGRRACPTLTAITGGPDEPPPALTPDLRRALRRHLERCAACQETRRRYLSAAEWLGGITMLSPSPEGARRARERLSQAAQARTAGGVAVGAAGAAGIGWLKGLGVVLLTGAVMLGLAAAALGLWITGSGSAEVRVENRDCPPLVSPSPVGRLLRILPNVEVPVRIETGATEIARLPPATLTLQRREDGIRAAAYGMAFDLPIEGLRAAEWDGADLPPGPYAITLRPGERHTLRVRCR
- a CDS encoding DUF11 domain-containing protein — translated: MAVQKTAQCNQASGACTFSITVINNGPGPYTGGVPTQDTISPTVPFTLTAFGGGGGTLCYTSGSAVNCGPHYPVNLPPGGAYHLTLMVQVGAAGTFQNCVSLQLQDLNPANNQACIPFTVMPTSPPTATPTPTPSPTPMVSGSLDMAIGKTYVCSSPGYYCTFTLVVTNQGPGTYSGPLTVTDQPNPPWSTLLASGGYAGGQFCSSISSADSVLTCSAPSVTLSPGGVYTFTFNVYFGPGGYSQTFQNCASLPGDSNPANDQVCIPVTP